The following coding sequences lie in one Portunus trituberculatus isolate SZX2019 chromosome 26, ASM1759143v1, whole genome shotgun sequence genomic window:
- the LOC123509055 gene encoding uncharacterized protein LOC123509055, which yields MPVNWRNDKYAGKDWFSGFMKRHGQELSIRQPEATSLSRATSGFKVSGISPLNANIFDDWEFAPSSVTDRPVRQQCEQDAAKAMQDVSEVSKSVDEHWFSSTSASMEPHPSSSTASEPLPSTSTAVGPQPAVASFITDQVETANVGESSLCPEKIMPHPKATPRKKKCNTGRKARKSAILTDTPERNALFAEAIKKKNKKNDVKEKKATKKRKQEFLHKVRSKKPVEKYDISSSDDEDWYCLICVEPYSNSRPREKWIQCSTCRGWSHEECLGTDGGIYYICHNCESDDE from the coding sequence ATGCCTGTTAATTGGCGCAATGATAAATATGCTGGAAAAGACTGGTTTTCAGGTTTCATGAAGCGACATGGACAAGAACTCTCAATTAGACAACCTGAAGCGACAAGTTTGTCCAGAGCTACAAGTGGCTTTAAAGTCAGCGGCATCAGTCCTTTGAATGCAAATATCTTTGATGACTGGGAGTTTGCTCCCTCTTCAGTAACGGATCGCCCAGTGAGGCAGCAATGTGAACAGGATGCGGCCAAAGCAATGCAAGATGTCTCAGAGGTTTCAAAATCGGTAGATGAACATtggttttcttccacttctgcaTCAATGGAaccccatccttcctcttctacagCCAGTGAaccccttccttccacttcaacTGCAGTAGGACCACAACCAGCAGTAGCTTCTTTCATTACTGATCAAGTTGAAACTGCAAATGTTGGTGAGTCTTCCCTTTGCCCAGAAAAAATCATGCCACATCCAAAAGCAACACCtcggaaaaagaaatgtaatacaGGCAGAAAAGCACGTAAAAGTGCCATATTAACAGACACACCTGAAAGAAATGCTCTGTTTGCTGAagccattaagaaaaaaaacaaaaagaatgatgtcaaagaaaagaaagccaccaagaaaaggaagcaggagTTTTTACACAAAGTTCGATCCAAAAAACCTGTTGAAAAGTACGACATATCCAGCTCAGACGACGAAGACTGGTATTGTCTGATTTGTGTAGAACCATATTCCAATAGCAGGCCCCGGGAGAAATGGATTCAATGTAGTACATGCAGAGGATGGTCTCATGAGGAATGTTTGGGAACAGATGGAGGTATATATTATATTTGTCATAACTGTGAATCTGATGATGAATAA
- the LOC123509226 gene encoding general transcription factor II-I repeat domain-containing protein 2B-like: MKKANVERHYSSKHAKLSDLGGQMRLDKINALRRCLESQQASFTRPRCDRDNVIQTSYALSDLIAKKLKPHIEGEFVKECIVKAAELLAPDKLQLFQSVSLSRRTVSDRITDLAQDIHKTLKDSARDFQFFSVACDETTDITNTAQLAIFVRGITAEFDTREELLSLEAMHGTTTGEDLFESLVSSMNKLELTFEKLSGLTTDGAPAMVGSQKG; this comes from the coding sequence ATGAAGAAGGCCAATGTGGAGCGTCATTACAgctcaaaacatgctaagctCAGTGATTTGGGAGGACAAATGCGTCTGGATAAAATCAATGCTCTTCGGCGGTGTTTAGAATCACAACAAGCCTCTTTCACAAGACCTCGGTGTGACAGAGACAACGTTATTCAGACGAGTTATGCACTGAGTGACCTAATTGCCAAGAAGCTGAAGCCTCACATAGAGGGAGAGTTTGTGAAAGAGTGCATCGTTAAAGCTGCGGAGTTGCTAGCGCCAGACAAACTTCAGTTATTTCAGAGTGTTAGTTTGTCTCGTAGAACCGTCTCAGATCGGATTACTGACTTAGCACAAGATATTCATAAAACACTGAAGGATTCTGCAAGAGATTTCCAGTTCTTCTCTGTGGCTTGTGACGAGACAACAGACATAACAAATACCGCCCAACTGGCCATTTTTGTTCGTGGAATAACGGCCGAGTTTGACACACGAGAGGAATTGCTGTCATTGGAAGCCATGCATGGCACCACAACTGGTGAGGACTTGTTTGAGAGTCTTGTTTCGTCAATGAACAAACTAGAGTTAACATTTGAAAAGTTAAGTGGCCTCACTACTGATGGAGCTCCAGCCATGGTTGGCTCACAAAAGGGTTAA